In a genomic window of Kluyveromyces marxianus DMKU3-1042 DNA, complete genome, chromosome 7:
- the YFH7 gene encoding Yfh7p, with amino-acid sequence MENVHSLADQALDLLHQNIDKNYRVLIGIVGAPGSGKSTIAERLQDEINERYYEYLRSHDITETHVKELKEDIHLVDDLAEADAKTREEIDHGFYSHVEDTSFKPVKISNVDGSITVMGRGGKDNAFKIRTRHNISTLTVAKPAIAQTVVMDGFHLSRKHLDCFRDPEMAHRRRGSPPTFDSNNFLELCRVLCKTCTLHDDNNSSSSEKISRTPPVKDDLFAKVTSSFVNVPEVVFPGFDHALKDPTPEQHSVPNYTRIVIIEGLYLLLDQENWSHIYENIASTDAYLFWNIVTDEEVIEQRVAKRHVKAGICSTIQEGIERFRSNDLLNGRLIQSKSLRDKIPDKQNHIIDIRND; translated from the coding sequence ATGGAGAACGTCCATTCCCTTGCAGATCAAGCGTTGGATTTACTTCATCAGAATATTGACAAGAATTACAGAGTTTtaattggaattgttggTGCACCGGGATCTGGTAAATCGACCATTGCAGAAAGGTTGCAGGATGAAATTAATGAACGATACTATGAATATTTGAGGAGTCATGATATTACTGAAACTCATGttaaagaattgaaagaagatataCATTTGGTGGACGATTTGGCAGAGGCAGATGCCAAGACTCgtgaagaaattgatcaTGGTTTCTACTCTCATGTTGAAGACACTAGCTTCAAGCCTGTCAAGATTTCGAATGTAGACGGGTCGATTACTGTGATGGGAAGAGGTGGAAAGGATAATGCATTCAAGATAAGAACAAGACATAATATATCTACTCTAACCGTTGCGAAGCCAGCTATTGCTCAAACGGTAGTGATGGATGGATTCCATCTTTCGAGGAAACATCTGGATTGCTTTAGAGATCCGGAAATGGCACATCGTCGTCGTGGTTCTCCCCCAACGTTTGACAGTAATAACTTTTTAGAGTTGTGTCGTGTTTTGTGCAAAACATGCACTTTGCATGACGACAATAATAGCTCTTCATCCGAGAAAATATCCAGGACCCCACCTGTCAAAGATGATTTGTTTGCGAAGGTGACCAGCAGCTTCGTTAATGTTCCCGAAGTGGTATTTCCTGGGTTTGACCATGCACTAAAAGACCCGACTCCCGAACAGCATTCAGTGCCTAACTATACCCGAATTGTAATAATCGAAGGTTTGTATCTGCTCTTGGACCAGGAGAACTGGAGTCACATTTACGAAAACATTGCCAGCACGGACGCGTACTTATTCTGGAATATAGTAACTGATGAGGAAGTGATTGAACAAAGAGTCGCTAAGAGACATGTAAAAGCTGGAATATGCTCAACTATTCAGGAAGGTATAGAGCGGTTTAGAAGCAATGATCTGTTGAATGGTAGACTAATTCAATCTAAATCTCTTAGAGACAAGATCCCTGACAAGCAGAATCATATTATTGATATTAGGAACGATTGA
- a CDS encoding uncharacterized protein (Fungal_trans super family), with the protein MVMLSKGKETANKGEDEGAMAERDSLVKKEAREQEVEVEVEGEEDKSRDKHSGSDSNSSSSSSSSSKVIGNGRTKEDGVVKKRRKNHGVACCFCKKRRKRCDGGFPRCGACVNAGIPCTFVDSVTGRELPRDYIEKLEAKVARLESEGERRDQSPRQNVELLIPKLFTKTYWHVNNVPSFGIGTGSTGGAANPKPSYETGHKLLELYKDRVQRRYPFLDWPWVLECFKKVFQQETVEAEATTFVYLILAIAAEMSEVPEERNSASKFYSIALEHGYSTLDGNSVRSVQLCLLLTIRLLVKPTDKLDESYDKLWHLAGVTVRTAVALDLHRKLGSPRGMVDGLEQHVLQNLRSTVFWCAYSIERLIAMTVGRPFCISDVDIDAPLPEEEPEEEEEAQQEGGKAPSSSNSGVIQMFKLRRIQSSICMCVFGPRKFLDNEDEVNQTRQQILLELGEWKNAVPNTKDLNKWARISYHQSVIWLLRPVLLQIEQNTLTNEAVEWFQVLRNSASEISSCYNDVLCPSLLPLSNNLDPLTTVHSLFVAGVTYMYCIWLDRKLKLTPSKNQLHDLEISIAVIKLYERMLLNLAEQFPIAIMQKEIFMLLSERILESISGNADSVSGTGTTLTIGTSTLVNDPNSDCESNSSIQSFVKPLNNRKLSLNSIKESHLYSFKHLNGDTILRTLLCDLLEQLI; encoded by the coding sequence ATGGTGATGCTGAGCAAGGGCAAGGAAACAGCGAACAAAGGCGAGGATGAGGGTGCTATGGCCGAGAGGGACTCGctggtgaagaaggaagcaCGGGAACAGgaagtagaagtagaagtagaaggagaagaagataagtcacgtgacaaaCACAGTGGTAGCGACAGTAacagcagtagcagcagcagcagcagcagcaaggTAATTGGCAATGGGCGGACGAAGGAGGACGGTGTTGTCAAGAAGAGACGCAAGAACCATGGGGTTGCGTGCTGTTTCTGCAAGAAACGGCGGAAAAGGTGCGACGGTGGGTTCCCACGGTGTGGAGCGTGCGTGAATGCTGGTATTCCGTGTACGTTTGTGGACAGTGTTACTGGACGAGAGTTACCACGGGATTATATCGAGAAGCTGGAGGCCAAGGTGGCCAGGCTTGAGTCTGAGGGTGAGAGGCGGGATCAAAGTCCAAGGCAGAATGTCGAACTTCTCATCCCAAAGCTGTTCACCAAGACATATTGGCACGTTAATAACGTACCGTCGTTTGGGATTGGAACTGGGTCTACAGGAGGAGCAGCAAACCCGAAACCGAGTTATGAAACGGGACACAAGCTTCTGGAATTGTATAAGGATCGAGTTCAACGGCGGTACCCTTTTTTGGACTGGCCGTGGGTGCTAGAATGCTTCAAGAAAGTGTTCCAACAAGAGACTGTCGAAGCAGAGGCTACTACATTTGTGTACTTGATTCTAGCGATAGCAGCAGAGATGAGCGAGGTTCCAGAGGAGAGAAACAGCGCTTCCAAGTTCTATTCAATTGCCCTTGAACACGGGTACTCGACACTGGATGGTAATAGCGTCCGTAGCGTGCAATTGTGTCTCTTGTTGACGATTCGGTTACTAGTGAAGCCCACTGACAAGCTGGATGAGAGCTACGATAAATTATGGCATCTAGCTGGCGTAACGGTACGAACAGCAGTTGCTCTGGATTTACACAGAAAACTGGGCTCCCCCAGAGGGATGGTGGATGGCTTGGAGCAACATGTGTTGCAGAATTTGAGGTCTACCGTATTTTGGTGCGCATATAGCATTGAAAGATTGATAGCGATGACCGTTGGGAGGCCTTTTTGCATCTCTGATGTGGATATTGACGCACCGTTGCCCGAAGAAGAgcctgaagaagaagaagaagcgcaGCAGGAGGGTGGAAAAGcgccttcttcttccaattccGGTGTCATTCAGATGTTCAAGCTCCGAAGGATCCAGTCTTCCATTTGTATGTGCGTGTTTGGCCCCAGAAAGTTTCTGGATAACGAAGACGAGGTTAACCAGACCAGACAACAGATACTGCTGGAGCTGGGAGAGTGGAAAAATGCTGTCCCAAACACAAAAGATTTGAATAAATGGGCTAGGATAAGCTACCATCAATCGGTCATATGGCTTCTAAGACCAGTGCTTTTGCAGATAGAACAAAACACGCTAACGAACGAGGCTGTCGAATGGTTCCAAGTGCTTCGCAATTCGGCTTCCGAAATTAGCTCATGCTACAACGATGTACTGTGCCCATCACTACTGCCGTTGTCAAACAACCTCGATCCGCTAACAACAGTGCATTCGTTGTTCGTCGCCGGTGTCACTTATATGTATTGCATTTGGCTGGACAGGAAGTTGAAATTGACCCCAAGCAAAAATCAACTGCACGACCTCGAAATATCAATAGCGGTAATCAAGCTATACGAGCGCATGTTGCTGAATTTGGCCGAACAGTTCCCTATTGCCATCATGCAGAAAGAAATCTTCATGCTCCTATCGGAAAGAATCTTAGAGAGTATATCTGGAAATGCCGATTCTGTTTCTGGAACAGGAACCACGCTAACCATAGGAACTTCAACGCTGGTCAACGATCCAAATAGTGACTGTGAGAGCAACTCATCTATCCAGAGTTTCGTGAAACCactcaacaacagaaaactGTCACTAAACTCGATAAAAGAATCACACTTGTATTCTTTTAAACATCTCAACGGCGACACAATACTAAGAACACTGCTTTGTGATCTACTTGAACAGCTGATATGA
- a CDS encoding ketopantoate reductase family protein, translated as MTADGEKANVLLIGSGGVGTIVAYGIDYVGKSRLDLVVRRDYETVKESGYDIDSCDYGEITGWKPDNIFPSVEDAGQAAVSDGFKYDFIVICTKNLPDVLKLEDLIEPVVVPGYTTIVLMQNGFDLARPFFQKYPENVVVSGVSHIGSHNHNGKVKQTQQDRTYIAYFENPNLSAEVQESRTKGFIAIYSNDKNSCKYYPSAKETRYMKLVYNATMNTVCSLTGVDTGRLELCGGLEAISIPAMREVVAVAKADGVDLPADCISNAIHSDDGDWFTPSMAVDVAKGNPIELEVILGNLLTVARELKVETPTLSLLYELLKVVQFRLKEKQGLVTLPEKRPIHDKFWS; from the coding sequence ATGACAGCTGACGGAGAAAAGGCCAATGTGCTGCTAATTGGGTCTGGAGGTGTAGGAACGATTGTTGCTTACGGAATCGACTATGTCGGGAAAAGCCGTCTCGACCTGGTGGTCAGAAGAGACTATGAGACAGTGAAGGAGAGTGGATACGACATTGACTCGTGCGACTACGGGGAGATTACGGGCTGGAAACCGGATAATATCTTTCCCAGCGTGGAAGATGCAGGTCAAGCAGCGGTGTCAGATGGGTTCAAGTATGATTTCATAGTGATTTGTACGAAAAACTTGCCAGACGTGTTGAAGCTAGAGGATTTGATTGAGCCTGTGGTGGTGCCTGGGTACACGACGATTGTGTTGATGCAGAACGGGTTCGATTTGGCCAGGCCATTCTTTCAGAAATACCCGGAAAACGTCGTTGTGTCTGGGGTGTCACACATTGGCTCGCACAACCACAACGGTAAAGTGAAGCAGACGCAGCAGGACCGGACATACATTGCGTATTTCGAGAATCCGAACCTGTCAGCTGAGGTTCAGGAGAGCAGGACCAAGGGGTTCATCGCTATCTACTCGAACGATAAGAATAGCTGCAAGTACTATCCAAGCGCAAAGGAAACGAGGTACATGAAGCTGGTGTACAATGCGACGATGAACACCGTTTGTTCGTTGACTGGCGTTGACACGGGTCGTCTAGAGCTGTGCGGTGGGTTGGAAGCGATCTCGATTCCGGCGATGCGGGAGGTGGTTGCTGTAGCGAAGGCCGATGGGGTAGACCTGCCTGCGGATTGCATCTCGAATGCGATCCATTCAGATGACGGCGATTGGTTCACGCCCTCGATGGCTGTGGACGTTGCCAAGGGGAACCCAATTGAGCTCGAGGTGATTCTGGGCAATCTGCTGACGGTGGCCCGCGAGTTGAAAGTGGAAACCCCAACGTTGAGCTTATTGTACGAGTTGTTGAAGGTGGTCCAGTTCCGCTTGAAGGAGAAACAGGGGCTGGTCACCTTGCCGGAGAAGAGACCAATCCACGATAAGTTCTGGTCCTGA
- the AIM45 gene encoding Aim45p translates to MLRASVRRFTGIRGSGLRNASTLAFVETSKGAIAPASLNTLYAATKLGNPIDAVIVGSNASEAVSELQKLDVASLNKIIVVAEERLNDLLPEKLTPVFYELLGKSESDYSHLVVPASSAGKGFLPRVGALLDLQPICEVTQILSPTTFVRPMYAGNILATVESQQSKKLISVRSSAFPAVGSGSNNATVETISSGSATSVNGQEIPEVRVEASNLVTSERPELGSASKIVSGGRGLKNKETFESLVTPLADTLGAAIGATRAAVDAGFCDNSLQIGQTGKIVAPDLYIALGVSGAIQHLAGIKDAKTVVAINKDPEAPIFQVADYGLVGDLNEIVPELTKKLKQ, encoded by the coding sequence ATGTTGAGAGCTAGCGTTAGACGTTTTACTGGGATTAGAGGGAGCGGTTTAAGAAACGCTTCCACGCTAGCATTTGTTGAAACTTCGAAAGGTGCAATTGCACCCGCTTCTTTGAACACATTATATGCAGCCACCAAGTTGGGAAACCCAATTGACGCTGTTATTGTTGGGTCCAATGCATCAGAAGCTGTAAGCGAACTGCAGAAGTTGGATGTAGCttctttgaacaagatcattgttgttgcagAAGAGCGTTTGAACGACTTGTTGCCAGAAAAGTTGACACCCGTGTTCTATGAGCTATTGGGGAAGAGCGAGAGTGACTATTCTCACCTAGTGGTTCCTGCTTCATCTGCTGGTAAGGGTTTCTTGCCTAGAGTCGGGGCGTTGTTGGATCTACAGCCTATTTGCGAAGTGACGCAGATTTTGAGCCCAACCACGTTTGTGAGACCAATGTATGCGGGGAACATCTTGGCTACTGTTGAGTCGCAACAAAGCAAGAAGTTAATCTCGGTTAGATCATCTGCTTTCCCAGCCGTAGGCTCAGGGTCTAACAATGCTACTGTTGAAAcgatttcttctggttctgCGACATCTGTTAACGGACAGGAGATCCCAGAGGTGCGCGTGGAGGCATCGAATTTGGTAACAAGCGAGAGACCTGAATTGGGTTCTGCCTCTAAGATTGTTTCCGGTGGTCGTggtttgaagaacaaggaaaCGTTTGAATCTTTGGTGACTCCATTGGCAGACACTTTGGGCGCAGCCATTGGTGCCACTAGAGCAGCTGTGGACGCTGGGTTCTGTGATAACTCTTTGCAAATTGGACAAACGGGTAAGATCGTGGCTCCAGATTTGTACATTGCGCTAGGTGTCTCTGGTGCTATCCAGCATCTCGCAGGTATCAAGGATGCCAAGACTGTTGTAGCCATCAATAAAGACCCTGAAGCACCAATATTCCAAGTGGCAGATTACGGTCTAGTCGGAGACTTGAACGAGATCGTGCCTGAACTAACCAAAAAGCTTAAGCAATAA
- a CDS encoding putative Xaa-Pro dipeptidase: MSSSSNVIPALVGHKYPAKEHCLKVKGHFLQKKGLAKDSASAIFIAGGEIEPVKYCDQTKLFRQNRYFFYLTGCNIPGSSVLFDLKSEKLTLFLPDVDAEDIMWSGLPMSVDQARAKFDVDEVLYSSDLAGVFDDKMSDHKIYTIDLDNVHDPKIEAKLISGDEDLFYALDESRLIKDWYEIELLRKACQVTDTCHKAVMSALPIEKTEGHIHAEFTYHALRQGSKFQGYDPICCSGPSCSTLHYVDNDADMDGKHSVLIDAGAEWENYTADVTRCFPISGKWTKEHREIYDAVLDMHSTAMEQIKDGASWEEIHLSTHRVLIKHLLKLGIFKSSFTEEEIFERKASVAFFPHGLGHLLGMDTHDVGGRPNYEDPNPYLKFLRLRRTLQNGMVITNEPGCYFNPFLIEEFLRKYPERSEVVDYEVIEKYSYIGGVRIEDDVLVTKDGYECLSKITTDPEEIEKIVSDGIAKGRSHFHVLA, translated from the coding sequence AtgagcagcagcagcaacgtCATCCCAGCCCTAGTTGGTCACAAATATCCTGCGAAGGAGCACTGTTTGAAAGTCAAGGGACACTTTTTGCAGAAGAAAGGTCTTGCGAAGGATAGTGCGTCAGCAATTTTCATTGCTGGTGGAGAAATCGAACCAGTCAAGTACTGTGATCAAACTAAGTTGTTCAGACAAAACAGatacttcttctacttGACTGGCTGTAACATTCCAGGGTCCTCTGTTTTGTTTGACTTGAAGAGTGAGAAGCTTACGTTGTTCTTGCCTGATGTCGATGCGGAAGATATTATGTGGAGCGGTCTTCCAATGAGCGTTGATCAAGCTAGGGCCAAGTTCGATGTCGATGAGGTGCTTTACAGTAGTGACCTTGCTGGTGTTTTCGACGATAAAATGAGCGACCACAAAATTTACACCATTGATTTGGATAATGTTCACGACCCTAAGATAGAAGCCAAGCTAATCAGCGGTGATGAGGATCTATTCTATGCTCTTGATGAGTCTAGATTGATTAAGGATTGGTATGAAATTGAACTATTGAGAAAGGCATGCCAGGTTACTGACACATGCCACAAGGCTGTGATGTCTGCATTACCAATCGAGAAGACTGAAGGCCATATCCATGCTGAGTTTACCTACCATGCCCTTCGTCAAGGTTCCAAGTTCCAAGGTTATGATCCAATTTGTTGCAGTGGGCCAAGCTGCTCCACTTTGCACTACGTCGACAACGACGCTGATATGGACGGAAAGCATTCCGTTTTGATTGATGCAGGTGCAGAATGGGAAAACTATACTGCTGATGTCACTAGATGTTTCCCAATTAGCGGTAAATGGACTAAAGAACATCGTGAAATCTACGATGCCGTTTTGGATATGCATTCAACAGCTATGGAACAGATTAAGGATGGAGCTTCCTGGGAAGAAATTCATCTCTCCACACACAGGGTGTTGATCAAGCATTTACTAAAATTAGGTATTTTCAAGTCATCATTcactgaagaagaaatctttgaaagaaaggcCTCTGTAGCTTTCTTCCCTCACGGTCTAGGACACTTGCTCGGAATGGATACCCACGACGTTGGTGGAAGACCAAACTATGAAGACCCAAACCCTTACTTAAAATTCTTGAGACTACGTCGTACTTTGCAAAACGGTATGGTTATTACAAATGAGCCAGGCTGTTACTTTAACCCATTCTTGATCGAGGAGTTCTTACGCAAATATCCTGAAAGAAGCGAAGTCGTTGATTATGAAGTCATTGAGAAATATTCTTACATCGGTGGTGTCAGAATTGAGGATGACGTGCTAGTTACAAAGGATGGCTACGAATGTCTAAGTAAAATTACTACAGATCCAGAAGAGATCGAAAAAATCGTGTCTGATGGTATTGCTAAGGGCCGTTCGCATTTCCACGTATTGGCTTAG
- the SAD1 gene encoding mRNA splicing protein SAD1: MNSETKRPLEDSNSDDDDDYSGDEHIEVVKRVRRTEKVTLPNAYIDEINIKRLDFDKERICCVTLSRSNIYCCLSCGKYLQGRGRSTVMFKHSIEQKHHVFLNVTNLKVYLLPEGSEVETSADPLLRDILYAVYPTFTAASVKEFPKVCRDLDDRAYLNGFIGLNDLNSNGYMNVVILALSHIPPLRDHFLLSNNYSGTDSPVDTDLTASVALVVKKLWNCRLLRRNVSPQQLMNVVSSVSKTKFSSDAHEDPRLFLLWLLSKLSTNGDDRILQKTLMKQLQGQIEIKSTEIETITNEADQTVKFKRLESESTIKKTKFWLLSLDLPEMKVFKDGNDVNSVPQVRIEELLSKYTEQMEHHTKDSVKTYKVVKYPNFLILYYNRFNNGFTSLKDRNQTIVEFSNEMDFQGNRYRLLSNITHDCITKGKLSDTEDLLVSKWKINVLNTKDNDWYEIDDIEIRKVEEEFIFLKECYIQIWQRL; this comes from the coding sequence ATGAATAGTGAAACAAAACGACCTCTTGAAGATAGTAAcagcgatgatgatgatgactATAGTGGAGATGAGCATATAGAAGTGGTTAAAAGAGTTAGAAGAACGGAGAAAGTAACATTACCAAATGCTtatattgatgaaattaaCATTAAAAGACTAGATTTTGATAAAGAAAGGATTTGCTGTGTCACATTGTCTCGTTCCAATATATACTGTTGCTTGTCCTGTGGAAAATACTTACAGGGGAGGGGAAGGTCTACAGTTATGTTCAAGCATTCCATTGAGCAGAAACACCATGTTTTTCTGAATGTGACTAATTTGAAGGTCTATCTCCTCCCAGAAGGTTCTGAAGTGGAAACTTCTGCCGATCCATTACTTCGTGATATATTATATGCCGTGTATCCAACTTTTACGGCTGCTAGTGTCAAAGAATTCCCAAAAGTTTGCCGGGACCTAGATGACAGAGCATACTTGAATGGGTTCATTGGTCTTAATGATTTAAACTCAAACGGATATATGAATGTTGTCATCTTAGCGCTTTCTCACATACCACCTTTACGCGATCATTTTTTACTTTCAAACAACTACAGTGGAACCGATAGCCCTGTGGATACGGACTTGACGGCATCTGTTGCCTTAGTGGTTAAAAAGCTTTGGAATTGTAGATTACTCCGAAGGAATGTGTCTCCTCAGCAACTTATGAACGTCGTTTCTAGTGTATCAAAGACAAAATTTTCAAGTGATGCCCACGAGGATCCAAGGCTCTTCCTTTTATGGCTCCTTTCAAAATTATCTACTAATGGTGACGACCGTATATTACAGAAAACCTTGATGAAACAGCTTCAAGGTCAGATAGAAATAAAATCGACTGAAATTGAGACCATTACAAACGAAGCAGACCAAACTgtaaaattcaaaagactAGAGTCGGAAAGTACCataaagaaaaccaaattTTGGCTATTATCACTAGACTTACCCGAGATGAAAGTGTTTAAAGATGGTAATGACGTTAACAGTGTCCCGCAAGTGAGAATCGAGGAACTTCTTTCGAAATACACTGAGCAAATGGAACATCACACTAAGGATTCTGTCAAGACTTATAAGGTGGTGAAGTACCCtaatttcttgattttatATTACAACAGATTCAACAATGGATTCACATCTTTGAAGGACCGAAACCAGACTATAGTTGAATTTTCTAACGAGATGGACTTTCAAGGCAATCGCTATAGACTACTATCGAACATCACGCATGACTGTATAACTAAGGGTAAACTATCTGATACGGAAGATTTACTGGTGAGTAAGTGGAAAATAAACGTACTAAATACCAAGGATAACGATTGGTACGAGATCGACGATATTGAGATACGCaaagtggaagaagagtttatTTTTCTCAAAGAGTGCTATATTCAAATATGGCAACgtttgtaa
- the RPN11 gene encoding proteasome regulatory particle lid subunit RPN11, with protein sequence MESLQRMMMSQRAGMMGANATEVPLDDTKETVYISSLALLKMLKHGRAGVPMEVMGLMLGEFVDDYTVNVVDVFAMPQSGTGVSVEAVDDVFQAKMMDMLKQTGRDQMVVGWYHSHPGFGCWLSSVDVNTQKSFEQLNSRAVAVVVDPIQSVKGKVVIDAFRLIDPSTVMRNQEPRQNTSNIGLINKPNIQALIHGLNRHYYSLNIDYHKTKAEMNMLMNLHKEQWQSGLKMHDFKDREQHNLGETQKMIKIAEQFTKRIEEERELSEEELKTRYVGRQDPKRHLAETAEKLLEENIVSVLTAGVNSVAIK encoded by the coding sequence ATGGAAAGTTTACAAAGAATGATGATGTCTCAAAGAGCAGGCATGATGGGAGCTAATGCTACCGAGGTTCCCTTAGATGATACCAAGGAAACAGTTTATATTTCTTCGCTAGCTCTTCTTAAGATGTTGAAGCATGGTAGGGCTGGTGTTCCTATGGAAGTTATGGGGCTTATGTTGGGGGAATTTGTTGATGACTACACTGTAAATGTTGTGGATGTTTTTGCGATGCCTCAGTCCGGGACAGGTGTATCTGTTGAAGCTGTGGATGATGTTTTTCAAGCCAAGATGATGGATATGTTGAAACAAACAGGGAGAGATCAAATGGTTGTGGGATGGTACCATTCGCATCCTGGTTTTGGTTGTTGGTTGTCTTCAGTGGATGTGAATACCCAAAAGTCATTTGAGCAATTAAACAGCAGGGCTGTTGCAGTGGTTGTGGATCCTATTCAATCGGTGAAGGGGAAGGTTGTTATTGATGCATTTAGATTGATCGATCCATCTACGGTGATGAGAAACCAGGAGCCAAGACAAAACACTTCTAACATCGGCCTTATCAACAAACCTAATATACAAGCGTTAATTCATGGTCTAAATAGACACTATTACTCGCTCAATATCGATTACCACAAGACAAAGGCAGAAATGAACATGTTGATGAATCTACATAAGGAACAGTGGCAATCGGGTCTAAAAATGCACGATTTCAAGGATAGGGAACAGCATAATTTGGGTGAAACTCAAAAGATGATCAAGATTGCGGAACAATTCACCaagagaattgaagaagaacgagaACTAAGcgaagaagagttgaaaaCACGCTACGTCGGTAGACAAGATCCTAAAAGGCATTTGGCAGAAACCGCTGAAAAACTTCTAGAGGAAAATATAGTATCAGTATTGACAGCAGGAGTGAACTCTGTAGCCAttaaatga
- the YPI1 gene encoding type 1 protein phosphatase-activating protein YPI1, whose product MNEGSPSVPEGSHTITISQAPALLQLRADDSKKDTKAKKKAKSKVRWDEKVVDNEFMNKKKTKICCIFHPNTPLDSDEEECEHDHGHDSSSSSSSSSSSDEDEGKSFDERRKARLERRKKKLEQQRTPSPNAYEIQPDYSEYRDKIRSKGA is encoded by the coding sequence ATGAACGAAGGATCTCCAAGTGTTCCCGAAGGAAGTCATACGATTACCATATCGCAGGCTCCTGCACTGCTTCAGTTGCGGGCAGATGATTCGAAAAAAGACACCAaagccaagaagaaggctaAGTCAAAGGTGAGATGGGATGAAAAGGTTGTGGATAACGAGTTTATgaataagaagaaaacgaaaatcTGCTGTATTTTCCATCCGAATACTCCTCTCGATAGtgacgaagaagagtgTGAGCATGACCATGGGCATGActcgtcatcatcatcatcgtcatcatcttcttcggatgaagatgagggGAAGAGTTTcgatgaaagaagaaaagcaagGCTTGAAAGAcgtaagaagaagttggagcAACAGCGCACACCTAGCCCGAATGCTTACGAGATACAACCGGATTACAGCGAATATAGAGACAAAATTAGATCCAAAGGTGCATGA